A window from Paucidesulfovibrio gracilis DSM 16080 encodes these proteins:
- a CDS encoding sodium:solute symporter family protein, whose product MNSIQIWTYVMVGLTFGIYLTIAWLSRVKDAKGFYVAGGGVPPMANGLATAADWMSAASFISMAGLISFMGYNGSVYLMGWTGGYVLLALLLAPYLRKFGKFTVPDFVGDRYYSNTARVVALICAIFVSLTYVAGQMRGVGVVFSRFLEVDVNTGVFIGMGIVFFYAALGGMKGITWTQVAQYCVLILAFLIPAVAISMKITGSPIPQIGFGGVIASGPDTGQHLLSKLNEIGVALGFGGYTSPFANLSMLNVFCITMALMVGTAGLPHVIIRFYTVPSVRAARLSAGYALLFIAILYTTAPAVASFARYNMVQTLKEVDYKAEQATPLPDWFQNWTATGLVAWVDKNNDGKVQYLGPAKGGGAAIEGKPVLAETGTDQYGLPVLANAPTTNANELYVDRDIMVLANPEIAQLPAWVIALVAAGGLAAALSTASGLLLVIASAISHDLYYRIINRQASEKQRLLVGRVMIGVAVCIAGYFGINPPGFVAQVVALAFGLGAASFFPVIVLGIFWKRTTREGAIAGMVAGIGFTMLYIIQCTPAFMGMEPWLLGIKSTGIGTVGMLLNFVVTFTVSLMTPPPPAEIQELVESVRIPRGAGAATDH is encoded by the coding sequence ATGAATAGCATACAAATCTGGACATACGTTATGGTCGGGCTGACGTTCGGCATCTACCTGACCATTGCCTGGCTTTCCCGCGTGAAAGACGCCAAGGGATTCTACGTTGCGGGCGGCGGCGTGCCGCCCATGGCCAACGGCCTGGCCACTGCTGCGGATTGGATGAGCGCCGCCTCATTCATCTCCATGGCTGGACTGATCTCCTTCATGGGATACAACGGAAGCGTGTACCTCATGGGCTGGACCGGCGGCTATGTGTTGCTGGCTCTGCTGCTGGCCCCCTACCTGCGTAAATTCGGCAAATTCACGGTGCCGGACTTCGTGGGGGACCGCTACTATTCCAACACGGCCCGCGTTGTGGCCCTGATCTGTGCCATCTTTGTTTCCCTGACGTACGTCGCGGGACAAATGCGCGGCGTGGGCGTGGTCTTTTCCCGCTTCCTGGAAGTGGACGTGAACACCGGCGTGTTCATCGGCATGGGCATCGTGTTTTTCTATGCGGCCCTGGGCGGCATGAAAGGCATCACCTGGACCCAGGTGGCCCAATACTGCGTGCTCATCCTGGCGTTCCTGATCCCGGCCGTGGCCATCTCCATGAAGATCACCGGCTCCCCCATCCCCCAGATCGGGTTCGGCGGCGTCATTGCCTCTGGACCGGACACCGGGCAACACCTGCTCAGCAAACTGAATGAAATCGGCGTGGCCCTGGGCTTTGGTGGGTATACTTCGCCCTTTGCGAACCTGTCCATGCTCAACGTGTTCTGCATTACCATGGCCCTGATGGTGGGTACTGCGGGTCTGCCCCACGTGATCATCCGGTTCTACACCGTTCCCAGCGTGCGTGCGGCGCGGCTCTCGGCCGGCTACGCCCTGCTGTTCATCGCCATTCTTTACACCACGGCGCCCGCGGTTGCCTCCTTTGCCCGCTACAACATGGTCCAGACCCTGAAGGAAGTCGACTACAAGGCGGAGCAGGCGACCCCTCTGCCGGATTGGTTCCAAAACTGGACGGCCACGGGATTGGTTGCCTGGGTGGATAAAAACAACGACGGTAAAGTGCAGTACCTTGGTCCGGCCAAGGGCGGCGGTGCAGCCATCGAAGGCAAGCCCGTGCTGGCCGAAACCGGAACCGACCAATACGGTCTGCCCGTCCTTGCCAATGCTCCCACCACCAACGCCAACGAACTGTATGTGGACCGCGACATCATGGTGCTGGCCAACCCGGAAATCGCCCAATTGCCCGCATGGGTCATCGCTCTGGTGGCGGCGGGCGGGCTGGCCGCGGCCCTGTCCACGGCTTCGGGCCTGTTGCTTGTCATTGCCTCGGCTATCTCGCATGACCTCTATTATCGGATCATCAACCGTCAGGCCTCCGAAAAACAGCGCCTGCTGGTGGGCCGGGTCATGATCGGCGTGGCCGTGTGCATCGCCGGATACTTCGGCATCAACCCGCCCGGGTTTGTGGCCCAGGTGGTTGCTCTGGCCTTTGGCCTGGGCGCGGCTTCCTTCTTCCCGGTCATCGTCCTGGGCATCTTCTGGAAACGTACCACCCGGGAAGGAGCCATCGCCGGAATGGTCGCAGGCATCGGATTCACCATGCTCTACATCATCCAATGCACACCGGCCTTCATGGGTATGGAACCCTGGCTGCTGGGCATCAAGTCAACAGGCATCGGCACGGTGGGCATGCTTCTGAACTTTGTGGTGACCTTCACGGTCTCCCTGATGACCCCGCCACCCCCGGCGGAAATCCAGGAACTGGTGGAGAGCGTGCGCATTCCACGCGGAGCGGGCGCGGCCACAGACCACTGA
- a CDS encoding putative nucleotidyltransferase substrate binding domain-containing protein, translated as MATLPGEQPSVIIDFLGRTLPFSLLRHTDLEKLAAHCTVDFQTAGTRLLIRNETHPRELLVVQKGGVKLTVPGPDQKEALLDYRGEGGCVGELDLLQNRPAQMDATTVEDTFFLAIRKDAFLELIKTQPLVTEYFLRDFSETFLPRAFSEMRERHAALTCDSGLYLFSTRLGDMTGRPPVGTKFGESIQMAAWKMSKHHVGSLLVREPSGEVAGIVTDKDLRKAVALGMDYGAPIETIMSTPVESMDEGEVCFDALLRMMTRQIHHLVITRDQQVTGVVTSHDIMVLQGKSPMSLFRDIQAQEDVQGLHSITDRIPQVLRTLVEEGAKAGHITRMITVINDLVLEKLLTLLLREMGPPPLPFCWLLLGSEGRREQTVATDQDNALVYKDPNDDILQRAADVYFSAFAQRAIDELVRCGFPPCPGEIMASNPKWRQPLSAWRNHFERWIMMPNPEEVLHATIFFDFRAAFGDRDLALTLREHVARHAPRQDVFLRHLAADCLTTRPPLSFFRNFVVEKSGEHKNRVDIKQRGLVPFVDFARVLALRHGLAETNTLARLRRLREQGHIPEELARDAADAFEFLLQLRLVHQLGQVEEGRPPDNHIAPQELSELERQTLKEAFGVIGRLQSHLRNIFRLELG; from the coding sequence ATGGCCACCCTGCCCGGCGAACAGCCGTCCGTCATCATCGATTTTCTGGGACGCACGCTGCCCTTCAGCCTGCTGCGGCACACGGACCTGGAAAAACTGGCTGCCCACTGTACCGTGGATTTCCAGACAGCCGGAACCCGCCTCCTGATCCGCAATGAAACCCACCCCCGTGAACTCCTGGTGGTGCAAAAAGGCGGCGTCAAGCTGACGGTTCCAGGTCCGGACCAGAAGGAAGCTCTTCTGGATTACCGCGGTGAAGGGGGATGTGTCGGCGAATTAGACCTGCTGCAAAATCGCCCCGCACAAATGGACGCCACCACCGTGGAAGACACCTTTTTTCTGGCCATCCGCAAAGACGCGTTCCTCGAACTGATCAAGACACAACCCTTGGTCACCGAATATTTTTTACGGGATTTTTCCGAAACCTTTCTGCCCCGCGCCTTCTCGGAAATGCGGGAACGACATGCAGCCCTGACCTGCGACAGCGGACTCTATCTCTTCAGCACTCGGCTGGGAGATATGACCGGCCGCCCTCCGGTGGGAACCAAATTCGGCGAGTCCATCCAAATGGCAGCCTGGAAAATGTCCAAACATCACGTCGGGTCACTCCTGGTCCGCGAGCCATCCGGTGAAGTGGCGGGCATCGTCACGGACAAGGATCTGCGCAAGGCCGTGGCATTGGGGATGGATTACGGCGCCCCTATCGAAACCATCATGTCCACGCCTGTTGAGAGCATGGACGAAGGCGAAGTCTGTTTCGACGCCCTGCTGCGCATGATGACCCGACAAATCCACCATCTTGTCATTACCCGCGATCAACAGGTTACCGGGGTGGTCACCTCCCATGACATCATGGTGTTGCAGGGCAAGTCCCCCATGTCCCTGTTCCGCGACATCCAGGCCCAGGAGGATGTACAGGGTCTGCACTCCATCACGGACCGCATCCCACAAGTGCTGCGGACGCTGGTGGAGGAAGGGGCTAAGGCCGGACACATCACGCGCATGATTACGGTGATCAACGATCTGGTGCTGGAAAAATTGCTCACCCTGCTGCTGCGCGAAATGGGACCGCCCCCACTGCCGTTTTGCTGGCTGCTGCTGGGCAGCGAAGGACGGCGTGAGCAGACCGTGGCCACGGACCAGGACAACGCCCTGGTATACAAAGACCCCAATGACGACATCCTGCAACGGGCTGCGGATGTGTATTTCAGCGCCTTTGCGCAAAGGGCCATCGACGAACTGGTCCGCTGCGGGTTCCCGCCCTGTCCGGGCGAGATCATGGCTTCCAACCCCAAATGGCGTCAGCCGCTGTCCGCATGGCGCAATCATTTTGAACGTTGGATCATGATGCCCAACCCGGAAGAAGTCCTCCACGCCACAATCTTTTTCGATTTTCGCGCGGCATTCGGCGATCGAGATCTTGCCCTGACCCTGCGGGAGCATGTGGCACGACATGCACCACGACAAGACGTTTTTTTGCGTCATCTGGCCGCGGATTGCCTGACAACCCGCCCGCCCTTGTCTTTTTTCCGTAATTTCGTGGTGGAGAAAAGCGGTGAGCATAAAAACCGGGTCGACATCAAACAACGCGGACTGGTGCCGTTCGTGGATTTCGCCCGAGTGCTGGCCCTGCGCCATGGCCTGGCGGAAACCAACACCCTGGCCCGGCTGCGCCGTCTGCGCGAACAAGGACACATTCCTGAAGAACTGGCCCGTGACGCTGCCGACGCCTTTGAATTCCTGCTCCAACTGCGGCTTGTCCACCAGCTCGGCCAAGTCGAGGAAGGACGTCCGCCGGACAACCACATTGCCCCGCAAGAGCTTTCCGAGCTGGAACGTCAGACCCTCAAAGAGGCCTTCGGGGTCATCGGCCGCCTGCAAAGCCACCTGCGCAACATTTTCCGGCTGGAATTGGGGTAA
- a CDS encoding 3'-5' exonuclease has protein sequence MRQRFLQRLRLPGLHRETDLPQLLQMRKHFRNLDQKRSLADYTFCVVDTELTGLSPRRDEIVSIGAVRIRGLRIAPKDTFFTLVQPRMDLPKRSTLVHRITPTEVAHAPRLRTVLPRFIDFCDNSLIVGHHVGLDMSFLNRALKRIHGLPLNTPCLDTMRLARAYEEQLWEGFYDQFKMNVSYHLPDLAEAFGLPAFTAHHALADAFQTAYLFLFLVRKLSGGRLKTLQDLHNAAKPRRFL, from the coding sequence ATGCGGCAACGTTTCCTGCAGCGGCTGCGGCTACCTGGTCTGCACCGGGAAACCGACCTGCCCCAGCTGCTTCAAATGCGGAAGCACTTTCGCAATCTGGATCAAAAACGATCCCTTGCCGACTACACATTTTGCGTTGTGGATACGGAATTGACCGGGCTTTCTCCCCGACGGGACGAAATCGTTTCCATCGGGGCGGTTCGCATCCGCGGACTGCGTATTGCCCCAAAGGACACTTTTTTCACGCTGGTGCAGCCCCGCATGGACCTGCCCAAACGTTCCACCCTGGTACACCGCATCACTCCAACCGAAGTGGCTCATGCCCCCCGCCTGCGGACCGTGCTGCCGAGGTTCATTGATTTCTGCGACAATAGCCTTATCGTGGGACATCATGTAGGCCTGGACATGAGCTTTTTGAACCGTGCCCTGAAACGCATCCACGGCTTACCGCTGAACACGCCCTGTCTGGACACCATGCGGCTGGCCCGGGCCTACGAGGAGCAACTTTGGGAAGGCTTCTATGATCAGTTCAAAATGAACGTTTCCTACCATCTGCCGGATCTGGCCGAAGCGTTCGGGCTTCCGGCCTTTACCGCCCACCATGCCCTGGCCGACGCGTTCCAAACCGCGTACCTTTTCCTCTTCCTGGTGCGAAAATTGTCCGGCGGCCGACTCAAGACGCTTCAGGATCTGCATAACGCGGCAAAACCACGACGGTTTCTCTAG
- a CDS encoding TIGR03960 family B12-binding radical SAM protein → MKHLLPLLPKPSRYLGSEWGSVRKTDAETRVRAALAFPDLYEVGMSYMGQRILYEAVNRCPGLAAERVYTPCVDAAAILREHETPLATMESDIPLASLDAVAFSLTHELCYTNVLFMLDLAGIPLRADQRDDSHPLIVAGGGACFNAEPLADFLDLMVLGDGEEILPDLLQRLAQAKEAGTDKNTFLRSLAGLPGYYVPWLFQGNDAEAPTPLQPGYESVEKALVTDLDSTPFPTQTPVPFGAVHDRLTLEIARGCTRGCRFCQAGILYRPVRERSLNTLESLLQRGLAETGWEETSFLSLSTGDYSALDSLFAETFDRCAAEQVAISLPSLRVGSLSPTIMQRMASIRRTGATIAPEAGSQRLRDVINKGVDEEGLLEHVRQLFENGWQSVKLYFMIGLPTETKEDLDAILELCRSVRSAAGTDVKRLQVTAAVSPFVPKPHTPFQWERQISLEEMHERLAYLRDLFRREKRLTLKHHIPEMSYLEGIFSRGDRRLGPVLETAYRKGALFSSWKDHLRLEQYLESLREHGLDPEPFLAERDTGATLPWEHLHTGVSKRFLLTERRRALGEKITPDCRYNTCRNCGVCNHQGRRTELENQAGKDIQPRMVFHERDQQRHHEAIPTTVTDHDDLSAKGTHVRLWMHKTGPASYLSQLELQAVFERAFRRANIPLSFSAGFHPMPRLSFGRALPVGVESLAEWVNVYIRRPMVPKDIFQGLLGQLPGGMHVTRVEPLDMGRKQAQPEYEVWSVVFQGEDAEKRQALWLDLENREEIMVERKNRKGIKRTNVRPLMLWSVPEVELQTGEYGVRIGFDWSGGYANPLTMLRCLEPEMDITIAPGKTRLIKLEQSFSQPPKP, encoded by the coding sequence ATGAAACATCTGCTCCCCCTGCTGCCCAAACCGAGCCGATACCTTGGTTCGGAATGGGGTTCGGTCCGCAAAACCGATGCGGAAACCCGCGTCCGTGCTGCGCTGGCATTTCCCGACCTCTATGAGGTGGGCATGTCCTACATGGGACAACGCATCCTCTATGAAGCCGTGAACCGCTGTCCGGGCTTGGCCGCCGAACGGGTCTATACTCCCTGCGTGGACGCCGCCGCCATCCTCCGCGAGCACGAAACCCCTCTGGCCACCATGGAAAGCGACATTCCTCTGGCCAGCCTGGATGCCGTGGCCTTCAGCCTGACGCATGAACTCTGCTACACCAACGTACTCTTCATGCTCGATCTGGCCGGAATTCCCCTGCGGGCGGATCAACGGGACGACTCCCACCCCCTCATCGTGGCGGGGGGCGGCGCCTGCTTCAACGCCGAACCTCTGGCGGATTTTCTGGACCTGATGGTTCTGGGGGATGGCGAGGAGATCCTGCCGGATCTGCTTCAACGGTTGGCCCAGGCCAAAGAGGCGGGTACGGACAAAAACACCTTTCTTCGCTCCCTGGCCGGACTCCCCGGCTACTACGTGCCGTGGCTCTTTCAAGGCAACGACGCCGAGGCACCCACGCCCCTGCAACCCGGATACGAATCCGTGGAAAAAGCCCTGGTCACCGACCTGGACAGCACGCCTTTTCCAACCCAAACCCCGGTTCCATTCGGCGCGGTCCATGACCGGTTGACCCTGGAAATCGCCCGGGGCTGTACGCGGGGATGCCGGTTCTGCCAAGCCGGAATTCTCTATCGTCCGGTCCGCGAGCGCAGCCTGAACACCCTGGAAAGCCTGCTGCAACGTGGCTTGGCTGAAACAGGGTGGGAGGAGACCTCGTTTCTTTCCCTTTCCACCGGGGATTACTCCGCACTGGACAGCCTCTTTGCCGAAACCTTTGACCGTTGCGCCGCTGAACAGGTCGCCATTTCCCTGCCTTCGCTCCGGGTGGGATCCCTTTCCCCCACTATCATGCAGCGAATGGCCAGCATCCGCCGTACCGGCGCCACCATTGCCCCGGAAGCGGGCAGTCAGCGTCTGCGCGATGTGATCAATAAAGGGGTGGACGAGGAAGGGCTACTCGAGCATGTCCGCCAACTTTTTGAAAATGGCTGGCAATCCGTCAAACTCTATTTCATGATCGGCCTGCCCACCGAAACCAAGGAAGACCTGGACGCCATTCTGGAGCTGTGCCGTAGCGTCCGCAGTGCAGCCGGGACCGATGTGAAACGGCTTCAAGTCACGGCCGCGGTTTCGCCCTTCGTCCCCAAGCCGCACACCCCGTTCCAGTGGGAACGCCAAATCTCCCTGGAGGAGATGCATGAACGTCTGGCCTACCTCCGCGACCTGTTCCGCCGGGAAAAGCGGCTGACCCTCAAGCATCATATTCCGGAAATGAGCTATCTTGAAGGTATTTTTTCCAGGGGTGACCGCCGGCTGGGTCCGGTGCTGGAAACCGCGTACCGCAAGGGCGCGCTCTTTTCGAGCTGGAAGGATCACCTTCGCCTGGAACAGTATCTTGAATCGCTGAGGGAACACGGCCTGGACCCGGAACCATTCCTGGCGGAGCGGGATACGGGCGCCACATTGCCCTGGGAGCATCTGCATACCGGAGTCAGCAAGCGCTTTCTGCTCACGGAGCGTCGCCGCGCCCTGGGTGAAAAAATCACGCCCGACTGTCGCTATAATACCTGCCGGAATTGTGGTGTATGCAACCATCAAGGCCGTCGGACCGAACTGGAAAACCAGGCCGGAAAAGACATTCAGCCCAGAATGGTCTTTCATGAACGGGATCAGCAGCGACACCACGAGGCCATTCCAACCACAGTGACGGACCATGACGACCTTTCCGCCAAAGGAACCCATGTACGCCTCTGGATGCACAAGACCGGTCCCGCCTCCTACCTGAGTCAGCTGGAGCTTCAAGCCGTATTCGAACGGGCTTTCCGGCGGGCAAACATCCCTCTGAGTTTTTCCGCGGGATTTCACCCGATGCCACGGCTCTCCTTTGGCCGCGCGCTGCCCGTTGGGGTGGAAAGCCTGGCCGAATGGGTCAACGTCTACATCCGGCGGCCCATGGTCCCCAAAGACATCTTTCAGGGATTACTGGGCCAGCTGCCGGGCGGCATGCACGTGACTCGTGTGGAACCGCTGGACATGGGACGCAAACAGGCTCAACCGGAATACGAGGTCTGGAGCGTTGTGTTTCAGGGAGAGGATGCCGAAAAACGTCAGGCCTTGTGGCTGGATTTGGAAAACCGTGAAGAGATCATGGTGGAACGGAAAAACCGCAAAGGCATCAAACGCACCAATGTACGCCCCCTGATGCTCTGGTCTGTTCCGGAAGTGGAACTCCAGACCGGGGAGTATGGGGTTCGCATTGGATTCGACTGGTCCGGCGGCTACGCCAACCCGTTGACCATGCTGCGCTGCCTGGAGCCGGAAATGGACATTACCATTGCGCCGGGGAAGACCCGTTTGATCAAGCTTGAGCAAAGCTTCAGCCAGCCACCCAAGCCGTAG
- a CDS encoding FAD-dependent oxidoreductase, translating to MSQHVLIIGAVALGPKTACRFKRLEPGSTVTMIDQNDCFSYGGCGIPYYVSGDVSEVKELRNTSFHMTRDVEFFRDVKGVDMQPRTRALSIDRENKRVLVQRLDSGEQEYLPYDKLVIATGSSPRKLPLPGADLPGVHMVSDLHDAEDIRAAVTKGEVSKAVIVGAGFIGLEMAEALADMWGVETTVVEITDQILPGLVSPSLAHMAQKHMEENGVEFLLGHTVQEIQGTERVTKVVSSAGELEADLVVMATGVVPGDALARECGLDCHERGGIVVDEEMRTTDPDIYAGGDCVVVKHLVTEQPFFLPLGSMSNRQGRVIGDNLAGRGKTFPGAVGSFVVKLFETSAAGTGLSLAAAKRAGFDAVSVFQIQLDRAHFYPTKELMTLELVVEKGTRRVLGIQGFAGTGDAMVGRINAVAALLPHKPTVDDLSNMELAYSPPFASAMDVLNSLGNVADNVLDGRNVGVMPDEFAECWESDQGECFFLDCREEADAGAYVERLEKWHNIPQGQLAQRLAEVPRDKRIMLICNTGARSYEAQITLMDQGFAEVFNLQGGMAGLKKWGLEL from the coding sequence ATGTCCCAACACGTACTCATCATCGGCGCGGTGGCCCTGGGGCCGAAAACCGCCTGCCGTTTCAAACGGCTCGAACCCGGCTCCACTGTGACCATGATCGACCAGAACGACTGTTTTTCCTACGGTGGATGCGGCATTCCCTACTATGTGTCCGGCGATGTCTCGGAAGTGAAGGAACTGCGCAACACCAGCTTTCATATGACCCGCGACGTGGAATTCTTCCGCGACGTCAAGGGGGTGGATATGCAGCCTCGTACACGTGCGCTGTCCATTGACCGGGAAAACAAACGTGTGCTTGTGCAGCGGCTCGATAGCGGCGAGCAGGAATATTTGCCGTACGACAAGCTTGTTATCGCCACGGGTAGTTCCCCCAGAAAGTTGCCACTGCCCGGTGCGGACCTCCCCGGGGTTCACATGGTTTCCGATTTGCATGACGCCGAGGATATCCGCGCCGCTGTCACCAAGGGCGAGGTGTCCAAGGCCGTGATCGTCGGTGCCGGGTTCATTGGATTGGAAATGGCCGAGGCGTTGGCTGACATGTGGGGCGTGGAAACAACCGTGGTGGAAATTACGGATCAGATCCTTCCCGGCCTGGTCAGCCCCTCCCTCGCGCATATGGCTCAAAAGCATATGGAGGAGAACGGCGTAGAGTTTTTGCTCGGCCACACCGTGCAGGAGATTCAAGGAACGGAACGCGTCACCAAGGTGGTTAGCTCCGCTGGAGAACTGGAAGCCGACCTCGTGGTTATGGCCACGGGCGTGGTTCCGGGCGACGCCCTGGCAAGGGAATGCGGGCTGGATTGTCATGAGCGGGGCGGCATAGTGGTGGACGAAGAAATGCGCACCACGGATCCGGATATCTACGCTGGCGGCGATTGCGTGGTGGTCAAGCATTTGGTCACGGAGCAGCCGTTCTTTTTGCCACTGGGGTCCATGTCCAACCGCCAGGGCCGTGTCATCGGTGACAACCTGGCTGGCCGCGGCAAGACTTTTCCCGGGGCCGTTGGATCCTTTGTGGTCAAGTTGTTCGAGACGTCGGCAGCTGGAACGGGGCTTTCTTTGGCAGCGGCCAAGCGAGCCGGTTTTGACGCGGTGAGCGTCTTTCAAATTCAGCTGGACCGCGCCCATTTTTATCCCACCAAGGAATTGATGACCCTGGAACTAGTGGTGGAAAAAGGTACCCGTCGCGTACTCGGTATTCAGGGATTCGCCGGAACCGGGGACGCCATGGTGGGCCGGATCAATGCCGTGGCCGCGCTCCTGCCGCACAAGCCCACAGTGGATGACCTGTCCAATATGGAATTGGCCTATTCTCCGCCGTTCGCCTCCGCCATGGACGTGCTCAACTCCCTGGGCAACGTGGCCGACAACGTGCTGGATGGTCGCAACGTCGGGGTCATGCCCGACGAATTCGCCGAGTGCTGGGAGTCGGACCAGGGCGAGTGCTTTTTCCTGGATTGCCGAGAGGAGGCCGACGCCGGGGCGTATGTGGAACGGTTGGAAAAATGGCACAACATTCCTCAGGGGCAGTTGGCGCAGCGGTTGGCCGAAGTGCCGCGGGATAAGCGCATCATGCTGATTTGCAACACCGGAGCCAGATCCTACGAGGCCCAGATTACGCTTATGGATCAAGGATTCGCTGAAGTGTTCAACCTCCAGGGCGGCATGGCTGGTTTGAAAAAATGGGGATTGGAGCTTTGA
- a CDS encoding aminotransferase-like domain-containing protein: MQETFAKRMGKVHRSFIREILKVTADPSIISFAGGLPNPECFPSKAIAEAAQRALTNAPVSALQYAPTEGDPELRAWIAERYDQRMGLKLDPDDILITTGSQQCVDMVAKVFLDQGDTVVLERPAYLGAIQSFSVFEPQFRTIPLLEDGPDLDALEALLDEAPAKLFYAVPNFQNPSGLSYSLEKRRAVAELCLRRGLLFVEDDPYGELRFKGEHLPSVYTFAEGQSILMGSFSKIATPGFRLGWIVARGDVRDALIRVKQASDLHTPSLTQRIMVELLQHFDMDAHIAMIRERYGHQRNVMVEAIREHFPEGVTISEPEGGMFLWVTLPQGCSSMQLMDKAVACKVAFVPGKPFYVDPGEGENTLRLNFSNASEEMIREGVARLGKALQEFLQ, encoded by the coding sequence ATGCAGGAAACGTTTGCCAAACGAATGGGCAAGGTGCACCGTTCGTTTATCCGTGAAATTCTGAAGGTTACGGCGGATCCCTCCATCATTTCCTTTGCCGGTGGACTGCCCAATCCCGAATGCTTTCCGTCAAAGGCCATCGCCGAGGCCGCCCAGCGTGCCTTGACCAATGCTCCCGTGAGCGCCTTGCAATACGCCCCTACCGAGGGTGATCCCGAATTGCGGGCCTGGATCGCAGAGCGCTATGATCAACGTATGGGGTTGAAGCTTGATCCGGATGATATCCTGATCACAACCGGATCCCAGCAGTGTGTGGACATGGTCGCCAAAGTCTTTCTGGATCAGGGCGACACCGTGGTGTTGGAGCGTCCCGCGTACCTGGGGGCCATCCAGTCCTTTTCCGTGTTTGAGCCTCAGTTCCGCACCATTCCGCTGTTAGAGGATGGTCCGGATCTTGATGCATTGGAAGCGTTGCTGGACGAGGCTCCGGCCAAGCTTTTCTACGCGGTACCCAACTTCCAGAATCCCTCGGGACTGTCCTATTCCTTGGAAAAGCGCCGCGCCGTGGCTGAGCTTTGCCTGCGGCGGGGGCTGCTGTTTGTGGAGGACGATCCCTACGGCGAGCTGCGCTTCAAAGGAGAGCATCTGCCCTCGGTCTATACCTTTGCCGAGGGGCAATCCATCCTTATGGGGTCATTTTCCAAAATCGCCACGCCGGGATTCCGTCTGGGCTGGATCGTGGCACGGGGCGATGTGCGCGATGCGCTTATTCGCGTAAAACAGGCGTCCGACCTGCATACCCCATCCCTGACGCAGCGCATCATGGTAGAGTTGTTGCAGCATTTTGACATGGACGCGCATATCGCCATGATACGGGAACGCTATGGCCACCAGCGTAACGTCATGGTGGAGGCTATTCGGGAGCATTTTCCTGAAGGCGTGACCATTTCCGAACCGGAAGGCGGTATGTTCCTGTGGGTGACGCTGCCGCAAGGCTGTTCTTCCATGCAGCTCATGGATAAGGCCGTTGCCTGTAAGGTGGCTTTTGTCCCGGGCAAACCGTTCTACGTAGATCCGGGTGAAGGGGAAAACACGCTGCGGCTGAATTTTTCCAATGCGTCGGAGGAGATGATCCGCGAAGGCGTAGCCCGTCTGGGCAAAGCGTTGCAGGAATTCTTGCAGTAG
- a CDS encoding DVU0772 family protein, producing MASLKNYRNLEIDWNMTPEDAVTLYLEWGNNSWHGRFQPVRSKDDYTNYFVVYNWEDRPRAILIRRNSEEARELWTRELPTEVADSFHKHVGGHKGVYAPTEEVRSWLRTELEP from the coding sequence ATGGCAAGCCTGAAAAACTATCGCAATCTGGAAATCGACTGGAACATGACCCCTGAGGATGCCGTGACCCTGTATCTTGAATGGGGCAACAACTCTTGGCATGGTCGATTTCAGCCGGTCCGGTCCAAGGATGACTATACCAATTACTTTGTGGTGTACAATTGGGAAGATCGTCCCCGGGCCATTTTGATCCGACGGAACTCTGAAGAGGCCCGGGAGCTATGGACCAGGGAACTCCCCACGGAAGTGGCGGACTCGTTCCACAAGCATGTTGGTGGACACAAGGGCGTGTATGCGCCCACAGAGGAAGTGCGCTCCTGGCTTCGAACCGAGCTGGAGCCATAA